One Indicator indicator isolate 239-I01 unplaced genomic scaffold, UM_Iind_1.1 iindUn_scaffold_161, whole genome shotgun sequence genomic window carries:
- the LOC128980407 gene encoding D-threitol dehydrogenase-like — translation IKSIALAADVSKPEDVQRVVDAIVERWGTVHIACNNAGINMNSASEDTSLEEWDKTFNVNLRGLFLCCQAAGRIMLNQGYGKIINTASMASLIVPHPQKQLAYNTSKAGVVKLTQTLGAEWIDRGVKVNCISPGIVDTPLIHSKDLQPLVRRWLLDIPAGRLAQVTDLQAAVVYLASEASDYMTGHNLVIEGGQSLW, via the exons GGATTAAAAGCATTGCTCTGGCAGCAGATGTAAGCAAACCTGaggatgtgcagagggttgtgGATGCAATTGTAGAGCGCTGGGGCACGGTTCACATCGCCTGCAACAACGCAGGGATCAACATGAACTCTGCGAGCGAAGACACTTCCCTGGAAGAGTGGGACAAAACTTTTAATGTTAATTTAAGAGGACTATTTCTGTGCTGCCAA GCTGCAGGTCGCATTATGCTGAATCAAGGATATGGGAAGATAATTAACACAGCATCTATGGCAAGTTTAATAG TCCCGCACCCGCAGAAGCAGTTGGCGTACAACACTTCAAAAGCCGGGGTGGTGAAATTAACACAGACGTTAGGAGCTGAGTGGATTGACAGAGGAGTAAAAGTCAACTGCATTTCCCC GGGCATCGTGGACACGCCGCTCATCCACTCCAAGGACCTGCAGCCACTGGTGCGGCGCTGGCTGCTGGACATCCCTGCTGGGAGGCTGGCACAGGTGACCGACCTGCAGGCTGCCGTTGTCTATCTGGCCTCTGAAGCCTCAGACTACATGACAGGCCATAATCTGGTCATTGAGGGTGGGCAGAGCCTGTGGTAA